A region of the Paramormyrops kingsleyae isolate MSU_618 chromosome 6, PKINGS_0.4, whole genome shotgun sequence genome:
TTCTCTAACAAGCAATTTGCTTTTGTCTGACCAAAAATAGATATAAAATATCTAAGAGCTGTCCAGTGTGTTTAGCCAGCATATGGGTTTGCTTTCCACTGAATCCTCACCACATTTATTTGACTATGGTTGCTGACTCCAAATATGAAGGAATTTCCAAACCCCTGAAACTCGAAAGACAGTCTGAAGGGtattcatggaaaaaaaaaaaaagttactttCCGCAAGTTTTTAGAGTCTCATACATATTCAGAACTTCAATAGCTTTCAAACCTGCTTTGAATATTTGATTGTTTCTGTGTTGTATCTTCAAAGCCAAACTGTTTGCCCAGACTTGACTGAATGGCATGGGAGTTCATTAATGTTTGCTGTGCATCACAACGTTTGCCCCACCAAAGTACACTCGTCATATTTTAGGCTTCTATCCAGTTGGTAAGGGCTGCACACTCCCTACCTTAGGACAGTCATCCCATGACTTTCTTCTAATATCATATGTTATTTCTTTTCTAATATTTGTCTAATTTTTTAGAACAGGGTGTATCTGCTCTGCTTTTAATTGCTGTCAAGTGGCTGCTTGTCTTTTGAATTTGTCATGTTTTTGACTTGTCTCTTCTGCAAGCTTTGTTTCCCCCATTCTCAGACCCATTATGACTAAGAGCTGTGTTTTGTTCTCAGTTAATTTATGTTGATGGGATGTTATTTTACCTCCCACGactgtattgccaaaagtatgtggactcCAGCTTGTCTGACATCTCATTCTGCAGCCAAGGATATGAATTTGAAGTTGGTCAGCCAATTGCTGATATAATAGCTtctactcttctgggaagggcTTCCATTAGCTTTCTGGTGGAatctgctgccattcaggttgagTATTGATGTTGGGTTATTAGGTCCCttcctgtgagcttgtgtggctGATAACTTTGCAGCTGAACTTGCTCCCACAATCACTTCTTTTGTGGTTAACCAGGGCAGAAATGTGCAGACtgacttgttggaaagatggTGTCCTATGATGGTGCCATGTGGAAAGTCATTAACCCCTCCTGTACAACCACCTATTCTGCTGCTAATGCTTGTTGGAGGAGATTGCGTGACTGGGTGCCTAATTACACACTCGTGTCAACAATGGGTTTGGCTATATTAGGCTAATCCTGTAATAAATAGGGATGTCCACATATATTTGGCCATATTGTGTATATTCATGTGTTAGAGATGGTTTTATAGGGGCTGTTCCTCAGCAACATCTAATGCATCCATGGTGACCTCAGTGCAAATGCTCCACCTAACCCAACTCTTCGCTTGATGGGCTTGAAAATCTACACGTGATTTATGTGAATTTCTTTGAGAAGTCTTCCCGTCCTGATCGCCTGTGTATATCGGCTGCTCAGTTATTGTCACCTAGCTACATTGACCGTTACTTCCTGCTATATGAGCATTCTTATCAGCTGACCTCACAATGATCTGCAAATGTCATGATGGTAGTGATTTTATCAAACATGAAACTCTTGTTACTTGAGAAGCAGATATTTAATTGCGATGGCAGTTGTTTTGCAGAATGTAACTGATGGACTGCAGCAGCCCTTGCAGTGTCCAGAATGACTTATCTCCTCAGGTTTCAGTTGAGCCTTCAATGTAACCCCAGAGGGTGACGGGTGTGACCCATGCAAAGTAATGGACAAAAGTGGGCACACCCACCTTATCACTCTGCAGATTTCGTCATTTTGTTGCTCATTTCTAGTGACTTGTGACTTTCTACATTTGAACTTGATGGtgtattacagtggtaccttggaacgcaaacttaattcattccagaaggctggtcgagtTGCGATTTGATCATGGTCCAAGTCGAGTTTTCCCAtatgaaataatgtaaatgaatttaaccCATTCCAAATCCCCAAATGATTGCCTGTTTAAACCTGTCTACCTACCTAAcgataaaaatacattaacaataaatataaaactaatacacacatgaaaaacCACACATACAAAAGTAATATgcatgaaataaatgacaatttaTGAGCACTTTCCCTGTATTGAGGTGAGCTGATGGCTTACTGGaggtggagaggaggagggatGGAGAGCTTACTGTTTGGAAGGGGAGACGGGTCTCGACCCCTACAAGATTCTGGTCAAGGCACAAGTTGAAAAAAATTTGACGGACCCGTTCAACATAGAGTTAAGAGGCGTTCGAGTTCTATGGTTCTGCTGTATTTGGTTGCTGGCTTTTAACATTTCTTTTTTACTCTTGTGGAAATGTAGTCACATGGTGTTTTCAGGATTATTTCCCATCTCACTGAGAGGAGAACACAGAAGATCCTATTTGAGTCCTTGTGGTTGATGTGGTGTGTTAATGTAGACCTCTCTTTTTTGCTCGGCAATTGTTGTTCAGTCAAAGGGGCTAATTGAGTGCATAATGAAAGGAAAAACTCACCATGAGGATGATTTGCAATCTGTCTGTATAAGCAGGTTTCATGGAAACCAAAGCATTTTACGATGCTGACCCCATCTGCATTATGAGACTTGACAATTACTGACAAACTTACAATTACTTTGGTTTTCTGTGATTAAAAAAAGCATAAACGTTGCATGACATTATTCACGTCTGTGCATTCATATATGAACAACTACAACTGAAGAAGTCTGATTcaacttcctcttcctcttttctGCACCCCCTTAGTGGCTTTTCATATGAATCACACTAAGCCCACACCATGCACTTCAGGCAGAATGAGgaagaattttttattttttttttacctttgtCCTGTGTTATTTCCCAAAGCTTTGTTAGCTCAACTCTCACATGCAGAGCACATTAGTCCCATGTGATGAGTTACGTGAGAAGCTGTGGTTGGGTATTTTCTGTTGGGTTCTTTGGAGTTGCCGGTGGTTTTCGTACTCCATGGGGTATTTGTCCAATAAGTGGCGCATCCTGGGAAGGGAATACGTGTCGGCCCAGATGTCAGACATGTGAGGGCTGTTAGCTTGACGCTGTCTCAAGTGGCTGCTGTTAGCCGCTTTATGACTGAGGAGAATGTGTATGGGTATTTTAAGAAGGGTTGCCCGTGATCTGAGGTTGATCTGCTTTATTGTTCTATCCTTCCATGTGAGACTCCTGACACTGGCCAACGTCTAAGTGCTAAGATATGTGTCACTGCCTTGCTCTGATAGTCTTTAATCCAGGAGCTGGCACACCAGAGAGCTTCCGGTGCTTGAAGTTTCCTGGGATTGAAGTTTAAACCCCATGGTTTCAAGTTCCAAAGCCTCCTTTAGAGAGGATTGGATCCAAGCTTTTAAAGCACAGTTCAGATTTTCTGCTGTGAACAGTTGCGTTTCCCAGAATGATCTTTGTCTCCTGGGAAAGTCTTCGGCTCATGTACGAAAGGCCGCCCTCCATCTATCCTCCCCATTTTTAGCATATCAGTGCTGCTCGGGGGGATTGGCTTTCATGTGCTCTCTCTGGACGGAAAGACGAGTGTTCTGTCCTTGTAAACCACAGACTGTTGACACCAGCAAGCCAATATGAGGTTGCTGCTCTCCTTCAGCTCTAGCCGTGCAAAATGCATGAGACAGTGAAGTGTAGCATGCATGTGCGCTGCTCCTAGGTGTTTATATGTTTCTGTATTGACTCTCTTCACATACCAGGTTACTGCTTTGATATGTTGTGCCCTGTTTCAATAATAAGAGGTCAAGAATATGCTGGTCAGGATTTCTACAGGCTGCTTTATATAACTCCTGGATTTAATGACGCGTGAATGATTGGAAGGTGAAAGCGGCAGCCTGAAGGTCTGATGGTTATCCTGTTATCTGCGTACTGTCTGTGCAGGGGCATGTTTTTTAAACGACGGGTGATGGCGGTGATTGTGTATGAAGTGGCAGCTTTTTGTCTGTGTTATTCACAGGTGTGGTATGAAAACGTACAGCCCATCTGGCtgtaaatttaaaaacaaaaaagctttTGAATACGAAAATCCATCCTTAAATACAGTTAGGGTGATGATACACAGGGCACCTTTCTGAGCAATGTTTCCAGGCAATGTTGCTGGCCAATGCTGTTCCGGAGCTTGCCCATTGATATTAGGCAACAGATTTGTATTTCAAAAACTTTGATCAGCAGTGGGAAACTTTTTGCGATCATCCAGATCCAGAGGAGTTGCCCTTTGTCTTTGTTGGCAATTGCCTGGCAACATTACTGAAAAGGTTGTGTTATATCATCACCTTTAGGCTTTTGTTTTGAAagactttacttaaagcagtcatcataatacgttatagataccttcataatacattataatgcattcataaagtattactGACATGACTAgaactatttttaaaaaggcataatacattatatccatgcttattatgcattataaatgctctGTCAAGCTGTCATCTTAATgtattatagataccttcataatgcatcgTAATGGTTagtataagccattataatgcattatgaagatatctTTAATGCACTATACgagtgctttaagtaaagtattACCATTTGTTTTTGTTGAGCATCCCTGTTTTTGATGGCAAGAAGGAAATGGGAAAGTGTCTATATGAGATGGGTTTTGGTTGTTTGTACAGCCCAGGTATGTTGATCCATCGTCTTGATGCACTAGCAGACCACCCAGGCTGTGCCTGTACCTttaaggtcgccagttcaacaTGAGTTTCTGTGGTCAGCAGCTGCTGCCCTTTGGATACACAGAAGTTCTTTGAAGCGACTGGTTTCACCCAATCAACCCCTGTTTTGTGGAATGTGGGGCTTTTATTGTGGTCAAATATAAATCTGACTCGAGCATCAGCATCTGTTGCCAAACCCACACACATTCTCATTTGTGGACGTCCTTGTGTGTTTATGGTGGTGTTGACAGTGGGCTTCTAGTGGGGGGGTTCAGGTTACTAATAAGGCAATCCCTGATGTCTGTAGCCAGCGGAGCTAAGGTGTGGACTCCATATGCGTGGTGCCATCCTCTGCTGCAGATTAGATTACTGTCTTTGTGCCCAAACCCCAAACAGCCCATCTGTCCCTACACACCTCAAAGTGCCAAGCCCCAAGTCTCTCTGAAAGCCTACTATCTCCTTGATCTCGGATCTCTGCCCTTCTGATCTGCAATTGCGTGCACAtgttcacacaaacacacacgcgcacacacaccccCATCCATTCTTGGGGCCACTTTAGAGGAGTATCTGTTTACAGGCACATTCTTGTCGTAGAAAGAGACTTGTGGGCAAAGCTAATTCTACCTGCGCTCTGGGACATCAGCTGGGGTTTGGCTTTCTATAGGCAGCCGGGGTGAAAAGGCCATCAGACAGACTTACCTGATAGGGTTACTTTGGGCCCAAAAGAGGGAATCAAAGGTGAGACCTGCACTGAGAATCCCCCTATGTTTGTTTATGAGTAGAAGTCAAAGCTTCAGCCACCCTGGCTGAAGGAGAACCATCATATTCACACTTTATCAAAGTGTAGCTGAAAAATTACATTCAGCCATCTTGTAGAACTTAAATGAATACAGTACCTTTCAGCTGGACCTTTTAGAATACATGCACTGTGAAGACCTTGTATTATGTAAATATCTATgacagggttccccagttccagtcctggagggcctgTTTGCAACAGTTTTCAGATTTTcgtgctcacacacacatattaaacCTGGTAATTAAGGGGATCaagatgtgtttgagcagggaaaacTGCAAACTGTATTGTATTCTGACCCTCAAAAACTGGAAGTAGCACCTCTGGTCTATGAACATGTTGAATGCTCTGTCAGTAGGTCTCTCTGGAAATACAAACATGTACCGATCCttttcatatttcattttctgtgtGTTGAGAGGCCTCATTGTACCCGGCCACTCCCTGGCCATAGCTATGGATGAAAGCCCACGGTCGCCTGGCCCGTGCTGTTTATCCAGAACATAGTGTGGCTTACTGACCCGACTGTGCCTGGTGTTCCCAGAACCATGAGATGACCGAGCTGCAACGCACACGCCTGCGAGATGACATCAAGGAGTACAAGTTCCGGGAAACGCGCCTCCTGCAGGACTACACCGAGCTGGAAGAGGAGAACATCTCTCTGCAGAAGCAGGTCTCCGTGCTCAAGCAGAATCAGGTACGAGGAGGTTTGGATGCGGTGTGCCTCTTAACCCATGGCGCGATCCCTTTACTCCAATGACTCGATCCCTTTACTCCAATGGCTCTACCTTTTCTGGTCTGACATACTATAAGTTAGTGATTCTAATACAGCATTAACCACAAAATACAGCAGAGTTAGTTCTTCACAAGTTGAGTATTCATTCATCGATCCATCTGTTGTCAGTTCATTCACGCTAGTAAGAGATTAATAGTTGTTTGTTAAGTTTCCTTCTGTCTGTCTCCATCAGGTGGAGTTTGAGGGCCTGAAACATGAAATCCGCCGCTTGGCTGAGGACACAGAGTTCCTGAACAGCCAGCTGGAGGATGCCATCCGCCTGAAGGAGATTGCAGAGAGGCAACTTGGGGAAGCCCTGGAGACCATCAAGACCGAGCGCGAGCAGAAAAACAACCTGCGCAAGGAGCTGTCGCAATACATGAGCATCGGGGACTCCATGTATCACAGCCCCCTCAGCATCTCCCTCGATGGCCTCAAGTTCAGCGATGACATCGCTGAGCCTAACAACGATGACGCTCTCAATGGCTACGACAGCAGCTTCTGCAAGTTGGCAGGCGACGACGACAACAGCAAGGTGTCCACCCCCAAGAAGAGCGACCTCTTCTGCCCCGCCCCCAGCTTGGTCAACGACCTCCTCAGCGAGCTCAACCTCTCGGAGATCCAGAAGCTCAAGCAGCAGCTGATGCAGGTAGGATGGCCAACTCGAGCATGCTGGGTCTTTCTCAATTGTCAAGACGGTGACTGGTTGCCAGATCAGCAGCAGCTTCAGAACTAACATGCTCTCTGCTTCATATGCAAGAAGCAGTATGTATGTTTCAGATTTGCAGCAGCTGCATTGTTTCAGTTTGTAGCTTACAGTCCAGAGTAGCCGCACAGTTCTGAATGACCCATACGGACAGGTCTTAAATTCGAACAACTgaaattattatattaaaagcATTAGTTGATTTTAAAGGGATTTACAGAGCCTCCATGGGTAAGACAGCGGCCGGACTTCCTGTAGGATGCACAGTCAGAAAGTAGACCCAGCTACTCGAGGCTTTTGGCAGCGTCCCAACCCCTGCTGGAGTACCATGCAGGTTGGTGACCTGGTTCCAGATAACTGCAAGTCTTCCACAAAGGAGCCTGCATTTCTGGTCAGCGACGCTGCAGTTATTTTATATACCACATCAGCTGGGCTCTCTGCACTGCTGAGCTGATATTCTGCAGGGGTCGGATGGGGACCACAGCATGCAGGCCACTGCTGTGCTCTGCTCATGGCCCCTGGCCAGGGCCAAGCTGTTGTATTGGCCAGGTCTACGCTTGGTTCTTATGCAACACTTGAAAGTGGAGATTATTCTATTGCTCCATGGTGCCTGTAACCTcgccccaccaccaccatcatcagaCCAACTGATCTGATCTCTGCTTAATTCCTCctaaatacattattttttaatttgaagaTTTTTTCTTTTGGATGTGCCTGGGTCACTCTGCTACAGGTCAGTCAGCTGAGCTTGGCTGAATGGCTGAATTATACATGAAGGTGAACGGGATTCTGGTCCTCATGTTTGATTCATTTGTCACAAAAATAGGACAGCGATGGAATTGCAGAAGCACATGGAAATTCGATCTTCGCTTTGTCTGGCCGTGTTATTAAAGGGCAGCTGTGTTTGGAAAAAGCGTGCTCCTAATTCCTGCATTCGACTTTGAACATAATCCCGTATTTTTCCATTAGCCTGCGGCCATACTTCATGATTGCATTAGGCCAGTATTGGTTGCTGTATGTGTTTTGTTTCTCTGGGGAGCCACATTCCCAAAGCCGTTCAAAAAATCCATGAACAATTTGTCAATACTGCTAtgcaaaatatttcattttgtttttcatttcaagCAAGAACATTGCTGTCAACTAATAGTCCAAGCATAATTGTTACTTTTCCCCCATTCAggtttgcttttttaaaatgctgATAATTAATTTTCCAATACTCTCTTCACCAAGGATGCATGTGAACTTCACTGTCTCATTTGTTCTTTGCAGGTGGAAAGAGAGAAGGTCAACCTCCTGTCAACGCTACAGGACTCCCAGAAACAGCTAGAGCATGCCCGTGGGGCTCTATCTGAGCAGCACGAGAAGGTCAGCCGTCTCACTGAGAACCTCAGTGCCATGAAGAAACTACAGGCCAGCAAAGAGCGTCAGTCAGCCCTGGACAACGAGAAGGAGCGCGACAGCCACGAGGATGGGGACTATTATGAGGTGGACATCAACGGGCCTGAAATCCTGGAGTGCAAGTACAAGGTGGCCATGTCTGATATTGGGGACCTGAAGGAGGAGGTCAAGGAGCTCAAGTCCAAGTACCAGGACTGTCAGTCCAAGTATGAAGAGGAGAAGAACCGCCTAGAGGGCGATGTACAGGCTCTGACGGAGAAGCTGTCTGTGCTGGAGAAGAGCAGCCGCACGGACCGCGGCCAGGTGGAGCGTCTAGAGAAGGAGCTGAAGAAGGTGAGCGACGTGGCCGGAGAGTCTCAGGGAAGCCTCAGTGTTGCCCAGGATGAGCTGGTCACCTTCAGCGAGGAGCTTGCCAACCTCTACAACCACGTGTGCATGTGCAACAACGAGACGCCCAACCGTGTCATGCTCGACTTCTACAAGGAGGGCAGAGGGGTCCGAAACAGCCCCGAAGGACGGGGCCGGCGCTCCCCAATCCTGCTCACCAAGGGGCTGTTCCCCGAGCCCCTTAAGGCCGAAAGCAGTGACAGCGTCCCGTCCCCTGTCTCCTCCCTACCCTCCCCGGTCTCGGACTCCCGCAGGGAACCCATGAACATCTACAACCTGGTGGCCATCATCCGTGACCAGATCAAGCACCTGCAGATGGCTGTGGACCGCACCACTGAGCTCTCCCGTCAGAGGGTGGCCTCGCTGGAGCTGGGTCCTGTAGTAGACAAGGACAAGGAGGCCTGCATGGAGGAGATCCTGAAGTTGAAGTCTCTGCTGAGCACCAAGCGAGAACAGATCGCAACCTTGAGGACTGTGCTGAAGGCCAACAAGCAGGTAAGGGCCTTTCATGGCtatacagcagtgtttcccaatccagtcctcagggacccacagtcgctccatgtgtttgctccctccaagctcccccacaaacagcccacgtttttgctccctcccagcatatgggagggagcaaaaacatggactgcctgtgggtccccaaggactggattaggaaacactgctatacAGCAATATGTGTTGTACCACCATCTTATTTTTTGCTTCTGTGTGAAACTGTCAAGTGAAAATGTGAGATTTGTTCTGACAGACTGCTGAGGTGGCACTGGCCAACCTGAAGAGCAAGTATGAGAACGAGAAGGCCATGGTGACGGAGACCATGATGAAGCTACGCAATGAGCTGAAGGCTCTGAAAGAGGACGCAGCCACCTTCTCCTCCCTCAGGGCCATGTTCGCCACACGGTGAGTTGGCAGAAgctaacaaacaaataaacaaacagggtGTGTGGTTATGATATTTTCTCTCCACACCCCTGCCTCTGCTAGAGGCTAGAACAGGTTTAATCTTTTCCGTGTGTGTCTACTGGAGATACATTTCAAACAGTGCTTAATTATTATTGGAGATGAGATTaaactcccccctccccccatggtAATCTTACTGATTTCCATATGGAGTGGACCGTGCCGGTCTGAACCGGTCTGACTTTACTCCAATCCTTCACAAACACTGGGGAATTTTCTTTTTGAGCATTCAGCTGAAATCAGATTGTGTGTTTCGCAAGCTACCTATTGTTCTTGCTAATAGTTTTCACTGTGTTTCACCACAGATAATCTGGTTGTGCCAGATATTCTGAGATCAGCCTTTCCCATGTAAGGGCGTTTCGCAAGCCGTGAATTGAACACTGATGGATACTAACAAAGAGAACACGATGGCGTTTCAcaatctcatcaatattcagcTTAAAATAaatcaggaaaaaaatacattttgatatAGGTCCTCATTTTATttcaaagaaaaattaaatggtaATGTATGTTAAAGTAGCATCTTAGTTTTGACTAAGTAAATGTGAGTGGTAGCTCATTAGATTCAGATTTAGATGTCAGTTGCAAAGAAAGTCCCTCAAGTAGATCTTACCTGCTCTCTGAATGAGACCCCTGACAATGGAATCATTATTCACCATGAGAAGACTACGTGAATCAGGCTgccttgttttttcttttatcttTACACTTTGGCTGCAGATCTTAGGACTAGAGGGGCACTTAAGCTGGCCTGCTATTTGGGAGACTCTGGTAGTATTGGTGAACTTGGCCGGAGAGCAGAGGAGCGTTTCTGTGGCAGTAACAGCTGATGTTCATACCCCTGCTTCAGAAAAGCTCGCTCCATCAGAAAACGTCTCGCTCCATCGACCCTAATGGCCCCTCGTGTGGGGAAAGGTGCCGCCAGCGAGGGGGTGTTTCCTACAGTGCGAGGCGTGAGTGGATGGCGATGAAAGTGAGCACAGTAAGCCGTGATCTGAGAGGCACAGTTCTTGCTCTTAATGGAATGGGCGTGGGGCGTGGCCAGCAGGCCCGGCCCTTCTGTAGAGTGGGAAGTTTCCAAGCATGGAATGTTTCGAGTCTTGGGTCTTCACATTTATTGGGACATTGTGGCTTTGCAATGAACGTGGAAAAGGTTTAAAGTCTGCCCAAAGGTATCTCGCAAAACCACCAATTTTGTGTTGCAAGAATAAGAACTTGAGTCCTAGAGTCACCAGGTTTACTTGGTAGGAGGCTAAGCGTAGCCTCAAAACACGTCCTTTCAGGAGCGCAACAGAATGTGAAGAATGAACGGTGCGATGGCAAAGACGAGCTACCAAGACGGCAATTATGGAACTATGTGAACTGGGGGTTATGAAACAAGGTTTCTCATTAACTCTATCAGAGCCCGTTTTAATGCTGAACACATACATGTGTTGAGTAGGAAGGGACTAGCATGGGCTGTGTGAATGTAGGCATGTACTGGTTGCATTAGGCTTGATAATCAGGAAGGGCCTGTAAGTGCCTATTTGCGAAATTCAGGTATCACATTAAACCAAAATGTGGTCCAGCCAGATTTGAGCAGGGTAGGGCATTTTGCTGCCTTATAATTCAAGAAACCACACTATTCTAATTATACCtctgttatatacatgtaatTGTCATTGGAAGAAAATTGTTGATGACTGTAACAGTTCCTGGCAGAAACTGTATCACCGATAGCTTGTTTTACTGGTTGTATTAACAGTTTTGGCCATAACTATGTGTTTAGGTCCTGCTCTGCTAAGAGCTGTAGCAGTTTGCTCTGTGCTCCCTATGAATCTGAATTGCTCAAA
Encoded here:
- the LOC111847770 gene encoding protein bicaudal D homolog 2 isoform X2; the protein is MSVEEPGYRGVTVAAEEGTEWLRAEIERLSRELSETTHEKIQAAEYGLAVLEEKQQLKQQYDELEIEYETVRQELDQLKEAFGQAHSNHKKVAADGESREESLIQESASKEAYYEQRVLELQTELRQMRNVLTNTQSENERLATIAQEMRENHEMTELQRTRLRDDIKEYKFRETRLLQDYTELEEENISLQKQVSVLKQNQVEFEGLKHEIRRLAEDTEFLNSQLEDAIRLKEIAERQLGEALETIKTEREQKNNLRKELSQYMSIGDSMYHSPLSISLDGLKFSDDIAEPNNDDALNGYDSSFCKLAGDDDNSKVSTPKKSDLFCPAPSLVNDLLSELNLSEIQKLKQQLMQVEREKVNLLSTLQDSQKQLEHARGALSEQHEKVSRLTENLSAMKKLQASKERQSALDNEKERDSHEDGDYYEVDINGPEILECKYKVAMSDIGDLKEEVKELKSKYQDCQSKYEEEKNRLEGDVQALTEKLSVLEKSSRTDRGQVERLEKELKKVSDVAGESQGSLSVAQDELVTFSEELANLYNHVCMCNNETPNRVMLDFYKEGRGVRNSPEGRGRRSPILLTKGLFPEPLKAESSDSVPSPVSSLPSPVSDSRREPMNIYNLVAIIRDQIKHLQMAVDRTTELSRQRVASLELGPVVDKDKEACMEEILKLKSLLSTKREQIATLRTVLKANKQTAEVALANLKSKYENEKAMVTETMMKLRNELKALKEDAATFSSLRAMFATRCDEYVTQLDEMQRQLAAAEDEKKTLNSLLRMAIQQKLALTQRLEDLEFDHEQLRRGSRAKTGPSRAKGAPANPHIVSSLFPSSRQPTFK
- the LOC111847770 gene encoding protein bicaudal D homolog 2 isoform X3 — its product is MSVEEPGYRGVTVAAEEGTEWLRAEIERLSRELSETTHEKIQAAEYGLAVLEEKQQLKQQYDELEIEYETVRQELDQLKEAFGQAHSNHKKVAADGESREESLIQESASKEAYYEQRVLELQTELRQMRNVLTNTQSENERLATIAQEMRENHEMTELQRTRLRDDIKEYKFRETRLLQDYTELEEENISLQKQVSVLKQNQVEFEGLKHEIRRLAEDTEFLNSQLEDAIRLKEIAERQLGEALETIKTEREQKNNLRKELSQYMSIGDSMYHSPLSISLDGLKFSDDIAEPNNDDALNGYDSSFCKLAGDDDNSKVSTPKKSDLFCPAPSLVNDLLSELNLSEIQKLKQQLMQVEREKVNLLSTLQDSQKQLEHARGALSEQHEKVSRLTENLSAMKKLQASKERQSALDNEKERDSHEDGDYYEVDINGPEILECKYKVAMSDIGDLKEEVKELKSKYQDCQSKYEEEKNRLEGDVQALTEKLSVLEKSSRTDRGQVERLEKELKKVSDVAGESQGSLSVAQDELVTFSEELANLYNHVCMCNNETPNRVMLDFYKEGRGVRNSPEGRGRRSPILLTKGLFPEPLKAESSDSVPSPVSSLPSPVSDSRREPMNIYNLVAIIRDQIKHLQMAVDRTTELSRQRVASLELGPVVDKDKEACMEEILKLKSLLSTKREQIATLRTVLKANKQTAEVALANLKSKYENEKAMVTETMMKLRNELKALKEDAATFSSLRAMFATRCDEYVTQLDEMQRQLAAAEDEKKTLNSLLRMAIQQKLALTQRLEDLEFDHEQLRRGSRAKTGPSRAKGAPANPH
- the LOC111847770 gene encoding protein bicaudal D homolog 2 isoform X1 — its product is MSVEEPGYRGVTVAAEEGTEWLRAEIERLSRELSETTHEKIQAAEYGLAVLEEKQQLKQQYDELEIEYETVRQELDQLKEAFGQAHSNHKKVAADGESREESLIQESASKEAYYEQRVLELQTELRQMRNVLTNTQSENERLATIAQEMRENHEMTELQRTRLRDDIKEYKFRETRLLQDYTELEEENISLQKQVSVLKQNQVEFEGLKHEIRRLAEDTEFLNSQLEDAIRLKEIAERQLGEALETIKTEREQKNNLRKELSQYMSIGDSMYHSPLSISLDGLKFSDDIAEPNNDDALNGYDSSFCKLAGDDDNSKVSTPKKSDLFCPAPSLVNDLLSELNLSEIQKLKQQLMQVEREKVNLLSTLQDSQKQLEHARGALSEQHEKVSRLTENLSAMKKLQASKERQSALDNEKERDSHEDGDYYEVDINGPEILECKYKVAMSDIGDLKEEVKELKSKYQDCQSKYEEEKNRLEGDVQALTEKLSVLEKSSRTDRGQVERLEKELKKVSDVAGESQGSLSVAQDELVTFSEELANLYNHVCMCNNETPNRVMLDFYKEGRGVRNSPEGRGRRSPILLTKGLFPEPLKAESSDSVPSPVSSLPSPVSDSRREPMNIYNLVAIIRDQIKHLQMAVDRTTELSRQRVASLELGPVVDKDKEACMEEILKLKSLLSTKREQIATLRTVLKANKQTAEVALANLKSKYENEKAMVTETMMKLRNELKALKEDAATFSSLRAMFATRCDEYVTQLDEMQRQLAAAEDEKKTLNSLLRMAIQQKLALTQRLEDLEFDHEQLRRGSRAKTGPSRAKGAPANPHVSHGQSCAGRAESSGIAGPVVFCSEKYKIYCD